The DNA sequence AATCTCAcaccggctaagcaatgtgtcatcttagtcgggacggagggagtgtttcttaattttttaatctttttattagtACATAAATTGATCTAggataataattgaaaattttctaatttctacCATCTTTGAGTTTGATCGAATTTATGTATCtattatttctcaaattaaataaagaattttatttgaatttgagtATTTGATTAAGACTATAAGAAATGGATAGTTGTAGGGTAGGATCCATCATTAGTGTAAGAGAAAGAAGCAATAATTTTAGTACAAGTAATTGAATGGGTCTATCTGAAGTCTGAACAGAGGTTCATTGTAGATTctcttaaattattaatcttaTTTGTAGATGTATTGACgaatagataaaaaattaaaataaattcaaaattttattattacataatttaaatcttCGATTTCTATGATAATTAATGTTGAAGTCGATATTTGCTACATGGACTCATCGACTATCTATATGTCATTAAATatatccttttttttccctttttgtttgtccatatcaataaatgttttatttaatttttactaattttagtaaGTGAAccccatatttcactaatttatttcttcacattctaatataaaattaatatatatgaataaaattcatgttttattaaatttttctattaatttgttttaaaaatttaaaataacataataattattCCCATAATGACTGCGTCTAATTCTGCGCGTAGATACGCGCTTGTACCCAAGTTTTTCAGTAGTTCAAATTCTcccattttgaatattttacaaatattagaGCTAGTAGACACACGCATACATATCATTCTCTCCGAGTTAGCCGACACGCTACGACAAAATTGGCATCGGTCTAgcaaaatggataaaaaaaatgctattTCTacaataccaaacaaaataatcatctGGCGTGAATTGAAACACTCATGAGAGTCATAGTCTCGTACATTGATTTTTCAAAGTCTCCCCCTTTGACGACCATAACATCATTTCATTCTACTTACCATCGCTAACAACTCTCTATCATTTAACTAAATCAAATTCTATCCtaaaagtatataaaagtgaggtttatattttacttaactcatttctctattctttttataaagtaaaataattttttaaattcgtgtcaagtcaaagtgagacaataATTGATGTATAAAGGGAATATTATTTATCAGTACAttctaaattaaatgagaCATACTCCCCCCGTTCCATATTAGCAGtcattttgacttttttgcactcgttttccAAAAATGACTTTTCTGCAATTTCCCccctctactttattctctctactctattcatttttctagtctattctctctaaatttttttctctcttacttttctctcccTCCACTTAAAACAATAAACATTGTTCTCTTGAACTCGTGCCGGACCTCAACTATGGcggtactactattttattctcttttcaattAACTTTATAACTAAAGAATTATCAATTCGAGTAGTGGTGCATTAGTCCAAAGTTAACTCTCCATTCCACCAACTATAAAAGCCATTCACTGCACGCTACCAAAATCATAAGCGCAAAATGACACCAAGAATCTCTCAACTCTCTGTCCATAAAtcacttcttctttttatcaTCCAAATTGTTGCATGTTTGAGCATAGAAAGTGACACCATTTCAGCTGGTGTAGTAATCAAAGATCCACAAACCATCACATCCCAAAACCAGATATTCAAACTAGGATTCTTCACACCTCCAAACACAACCAACCGCTACTTAGGAATCTTCTTTACCTTCTCCCAAGAAACCGTGATTTGGGTCGCCAACAGAGACACACCCCTCACTGATTCTTCCGGCTCCGTTACTCTCTCTCGAGACGGTAATCTCGTGGTCTTGGACGGGAGTAATCAAACTGTCTGGTCCACCAATCTCACCACCACCTCTCCCGTCATCAACTCAACCGCCCAACTCCTCGACACTGGCAATCTCGTCTTGCGGGAAGAGGCCTCAGGAGACGTGTTATGGGAGTCTTTCTCACAACCTCTGGATGTGCAGGTGCGGGGAATGATGCTAACTCAGAACGTTAACACCGGGAAGCAGGTGCTGCTGACGGCGTGGAGAAACGCCACTGACCCTGAGAAAGGGAGCTTCACCATGGGCCTCGACGTCACTAGCGGGACCCAGCAGCTTTACATCTGGGATGAGGGGCGACCGCGCTGGAGAAGCGGGCCGTGGAACAACCTGCTTTTTCTTGGGATAAAGAAATTGTTCTACAACTACTTAGATGGGTTCAATCAAGTGACCAATGACAGTGCTGgaaatttcttcttttcccCACCGCAGCAGAATGATAGGCATATAATATCCACCTTGAATTATACAGGAAGTCTGAACCGAAAGGCGTGGAATGGCAAGGAATGGGAAGTGGTGATGGCGTGTCCTGAAAACGTGTGTGATGTTTATGGAACGTGTGGGGCGTTTGGTAGCTGCAATGCTCTCGAATCGCCTATTTGTAGTTGCTTGAGAGGTTTTGAACCTGTGAACGAGGAGGAATGGGGGAGAGGGGATTGGACTAATGGTTGTAGGAGGAAGAGCCAGTTGCAGTGTGGAGACGATGGATTTGAGAGGCTGCGGAATATGAAGGTTCCGGATTTTGCTAAAACCTTGCCTTCGAGGGTTCAAGACGAGTGTCGAACCACATGTCTTGGGAACTGCTCCTGTATAGCTTATGCTTATGATGATAACATTGGTTGTATGTTTTGGAGTGATACATTGATTGACACGCAGGATTTTGGTAGCGTTGGTGTTGATCTCTACCTTCGTCTCTCTGCTTCTGAATTCGGTAATTTCTTTCACAATTTTTACTAGTTAATGATagctatttttcttttaatgatCAATCAATGTTTCCTAAAttgaaattatctttttctttatccAGATAGCAACAAAAGGAGAAAGTTGTACATCATAGTTGGAGTAGCTGTGGGTTTTGTTTGCATATCTATTCTGATGTTTATTGCTTGGTGGTTTATAGTGAAAAGGAAAGGTGATTGacctagtattattttgacacaatacatatattttgcTGAATGTCACTCATGAAATGATCATTCTCTTTGTCAAACCAGGAAGCAAAGCGCAAGATTCAAGTATTTTGGAAGCAGGACAGATGTTCACGATAGATTCAACTGCAATCGTGCTAAAAGATGAAACAAAGGAAGTTAATATTGGTGATTTGCCAAAGTTCACTTTCAAGATGCTTGCTAATTCAACAAACCAGTTCCATGAAGATAATCTTCTCGGGAGGGGAGGTTTCGGTCCTGTTTACAAGGTATAAAGGGTTGTAAGGTTCACTtcttaaaatgaataataagaTTATATGATGTTTGATGTGTGTTTTGCAGGGAGTTATAGCAAACGAAAAAGAGATCGCTGTTAAGAGACTATCAGCGGAATCTGGTCAAGGAATGCAAGAATTCATGAATGAGGTGATTGTAATTTCCAAACTCCAACACAGGAATCTTGTCAAACTGTTGGGAGGTTGTgttgagaaagaagagaggATTCTGATATATGAATACATGCCAAACAAAAGCTTGGATGCTTGTCTCTTTGGTCAGTTCAACCGATTTCATTGTTCTTAAGCATCTAAAAACATTTTCAGCAGCaaagttttcataatatatatgttttgGACAGATCCTATAAATCCGACAAAGAAGTTGTTAGACTGGAATATGCGTTACAGCATAATCGAGGGCATTGGGCGAGGCATACTGTACCTGCACAGAGACTCAAGACTAAGGATCATTCACAGAGACCTCAAGCCAAGTAATGTTCTACTAGACCAAGACTGTAACCCAAAAATCTCAGATTTTGGGATGGCAAGAATATTCGGAGGCAATGAAGAACATGGCAATACTGCAAGAGTTGTGGGAACATAGTAAGTATATCTTGATCAGTTATATATCTTCTGGAGATTAAATGCGAAGTTTTGCTAACATAGtaagataatattatagcGGATACATGGCGCCCGAATACGGAATGGAAGGCAGATTTTCTGAAAAATCTGATGTATACAGCTTCGGAGTGCTGATTCTGGAGATTATGACAGGGAAAAAGAACACACGCTATTTCAATGATGAATTTTCCTTGAGTCTTATTGGATGCGTAAGCACTTGCCAACTTTCACATATTATTGTGAAACTAATCCAGGccattgaattatttatgtttgaatttCAGGCTTGGAAAATGTGGAGTGAGGGTAATGGTTTGAGCTTCGTAGAGGAAAGCATCGCGAGCAGAGAGACGGAGGAAGAGATTGTTCGATGCATTCAAATAGGCCTACTGTGTGTGCAAGAATATCCTGAGGATAGACCTTCCATTGAAATAGTGCTGTCGATGCTGAGTCGTGATATCGTGGAGCTGGCAGCGCCAAAGCAGCCATTGTTTGCGGAAAATGGTTCGACACCAGGCCCTAATGGATCAACACAGCAAAATGTTTACTCCAATAACGGGCTCACTCTCAGCGTGCTTGAGGGACGATGAATCTATTTCTGATTGTATCGTTATCTTTTATGATCCCAATACCGTAAGTCACATTCGGCCTACCAACAGATGTCCTCGACAACAACGCGAAGGCCTATCGCCGCCCCAAGCGCAAACACAGGCCGTCCCCAGCCATTTTGTGattatatatgttt is a window from the Salvia hispanica cultivar TCC Black 2014 chromosome 1, UniMelb_Shisp_WGS_1.0, whole genome shotgun sequence genome containing:
- the LOC125218871 gene encoding G-type lectin S-receptor-like serine/threonine-protein kinase At1g11330 isoform X1, coding for MMLTQNVNTGKQVLLTAWRNATDPEKGSFTMGLDVTSGTQQLYIWDEGRPRWRSGPWNNLLFLGIKKLFYNYLDGFNQVTNDSAGNFFFSPPQQNDRHIISTLNYTGSLNRKAWNGKEWEVVMACPENVCDVYGTCGAFGSCNALESPICSCLRGFEPVNEEEWGRGDWTNGCRRKSQLQCGDDGFERLRNMKVPDFAKTLPSRVQDECRTTCLGNCSCIAYAYDDNIGCMFWSDTLIDTQDFGSVGVDLYLRLSASEFDSNKRRKLYIIVGVAVGFVCISILMFIAWWFIVKRKGSKAQDSSILEAGQMFTIDSTAIVLKDETKEVNIGDLPKFTFKMLANSTNQFHEDNLLGRGGFGPVYKGVIANEKEIAVKRLSAESGQGMQEFMNEVIVISKLQHRNLVKLLGGCVEKEERILIYEYMPNKSLDACLFDPINPTKKLLDWNMRYSIIEGIGRGILYLHRDSRLRIIHRDLKPSNVLLDQDCNPKISDFGMARIFGGNEEHGNTARVVGTYGYMAPEYGMEGRFSEKSDVYSFGVLILEIMTGKKNTRYFNDEFSLSLIGCAWKMWSEGNGLSFVEESIASRETEEEIVRCIQIGLLCVQEYPEDRPSIEIVLSMLSRDIVELAAPKQPLFAENGSTPGPNGSTQQNVYSNNGLTLSVLEGR
- the LOC125218871 gene encoding G-type lectin S-receptor-like serine/threonine-protein kinase At1g11330 isoform X2 — encoded protein: MMLTQNVNTGKQVLLTAWRNATDPEKGSFTMGLDVTSGTQQLYIWDEGRPRWRSGPWNNLLFLGIKKLFYNYLDGFNQVTNDSAGNFFFSPPQQNDRHIISTLNYTGSLNRKAWNGKEWEVVMACPENVCDVYGTCGAFGSCNALESPICSCLRGFEPVNEEEWGRGDWTNGCRRKSQLQCGDDGFERLRNMKDFGSVGVDLYLRLSASEFDSNKRRKLYIIVGVAVGFVCISILMFIAWWFIVKRKGSKAQDSSILEAGQMFTIDSTAIVLKDETKEVNIGDLPKFTFKMLANSTNQFHEDNLLGRGGFGPVYKGVIANEKEIAVKRLSAESGQGMQEFMNEVIVISKLQHRNLVKLLGGCVEKEERILIYEYMPNKSLDACLFDPINPTKKLLDWNMRYSIIEGIGRGILYLHRDSRLRIIHRDLKPSNVLLDQDCNPKISDFGMARIFGGNEEHGNTARVVGTYGYMAPEYGMEGRFSEKSDVYSFGVLILEIMTGKKNTRYFNDEFSLSLIGCAWKMWSEGNGLSFVEESIASRETEEEIVRCIQIGLLCVQEYPEDRPSIEIVLSMLSRDIVELAAPKQPLFAENGSTPGPNGSTQQNVYSNNGLTLSVLEGR